One genomic window of Candidatus Pseudobacter hemicellulosilyticus includes the following:
- the moeB gene encoding molybdopterin-synthase adenylyltransferase MoeB — MATVIIPTPLRKFTNNTAKLEIKGDTIEKTVSELTTNFPDLKKHLLDEQGKIRSFVNIFVGNDDIRDLQQEQTEVKSDTVISIVPAIAGGAPDFSKEELARYNRHIIIPGFGLEAQQQLKAAKVLVVGSGGLGSPVLLYLAAAGVGTIGIVDFDVVDDSNLQRQVLFGVESIGAPKVQAAKQRLEALNPHINIELYNTQLTSANALEIIRAYDVVADGTDNFPTRYLVNDATVLLGKPNVYASIFQFDGQVSVFNYRNAAGELGPNYRDLYPTPPPPGLVPSCAEGGVLGVLPGIIGSLQALEVIKVITGVGEPLVGRFYTFDALNFESRTFNITRRADNPLNGDNPTITKLIDYEQFCGVKAVEKPVKEISVKELYNWQVKGETFQLIDVREPHEYDIVNIGAELIPLATVSANADRVHRDQKVVIHCKMGGRSAKAVRELEEKFGFDNLYNLKGGILAYIDEVQPELTKY; from the coding sequence ATGGCAACAGTGATCATTCCAACACCGCTTCGCAAATTCACCAACAACACCGCGAAGCTGGAGATCAAAGGAGATACCATTGAAAAGACTGTCAGCGAACTGACCACTAATTTTCCCGACCTTAAAAAACACCTGCTGGATGAACAGGGCAAGATCCGCTCTTTTGTGAACATCTTTGTAGGCAATGACGATATCCGTGACCTGCAACAGGAACAGACCGAAGTGAAATCCGATACCGTGATCAGCATTGTCCCGGCCATTGCCGGCGGCGCCCCTGATTTCAGCAAAGAAGAGCTGGCCCGCTATAACCGGCATATCATTATCCCCGGGTTTGGACTGGAAGCCCAGCAGCAACTGAAAGCAGCCAAAGTGCTGGTAGTAGGTTCCGGCGGCCTCGGCAGCCCTGTACTGCTCTACCTGGCCGCTGCCGGCGTAGGTACTATCGGGATCGTTGATTTTGATGTGGTGGACGACAGCAACCTGCAACGCCAGGTATTATTTGGGGTAGAATCCATTGGTGCGCCCAAGGTGCAGGCCGCCAAACAAAGGCTGGAAGCGCTGAACCCGCATATCAATATAGAGCTGTACAATACGCAGCTGACCTCGGCCAATGCGCTGGAGATTATTCGTGCGTATGATGTAGTGGCTGACGGTACGGATAATTTTCCTACCCGCTACCTCGTGAATGACGCTACCGTACTGCTGGGTAAACCGAATGTGTATGCGTCTATCTTCCAGTTTGACGGCCAGGTGTCTGTTTTTAACTATCGTAACGCAGCTGGTGAATTAGGCCCCAATTACCGCGATCTCTATCCCACACCGCCGCCGCCCGGACTGGTGCCCAGTTGCGCCGAAGGGGGCGTATTAGGGGTATTGCCCGGTATTATCGGCAGCCTGCAGGCGCTGGAAGTGATCAAAGTAATAACAGGTGTGGGCGAACCATTAGTGGGCCGTTTCTATACGTTCGATGCGCTCAATTTTGAGAGCCGCACCTTCAATATCACCCGGCGGGCGGATAACCCGCTGAACGGCGATAATCCCACAATCACTAAGCTGATAGATTATGAACAGTTCTGCGGTGTGAAGGCAGTAGAGAAACCTGTTAAGGAGATCAGCGTAAAAGAGCTGTACAACTGGCAGGTGAAGGGGGAGACCTTCCAGCTGATAGATGTGCGGGAACCGCATGAGTATGACATTGTGAACATCGGTGCAGAACTGATCCCCCTGGCTACGGTATCGGCCAATGCAGACCGGGTCCACCGGGACCAGAAAGTAGTGATCCATTGCAAAATGGGAGGCCGCAGCGCTAAAGCGGTCCGTGAGCTGGAAGAAAAATTCGGATTCGACAATCTATATAATCTCAAAGGCGGTATCCTGGCCTATATCGATGAGGTACAGCCGGAGCTGACGAAATATTAA
- a CDS encoding cysteine synthase family protein — protein MSSITTAPIDPRLADNIRLLGRKVGKTPLHRITRLFSKPGVQVYAKKEWQQLSGSVKARAGYNIFRAAIEKGILTPDKALLDATSGNTGIAYASIGHQLKLRVTLCLPENASRERKEILQSLGAEIIYTSRFEGTDGAQALARELAEKHPGRYYYADQYKNENNWKAHYHTTAPEILEALPETTHFVAALGTTGTFVGTGRRLKALNPHIHLTSLQPDNPLHGLEGWKHLETAVVPGIYDGTVADDNLEIGTEEAYELIRAAYKYEGLLLSPSSAANLAGALRVADKLDSGTVVTILPDNADKYSEVIHKLHIL, from the coding sequence ATGTCGAGTATTACTACAGCACCGATTGATCCCAGACTGGCGGACAACATCCGGCTCCTGGGCCGCAAGGTTGGCAAAACGCCCCTGCACCGGATTACACGACTGTTTTCCAAACCGGGCGTGCAGGTCTACGCAAAAAAAGAATGGCAGCAATTGTCCGGCAGTGTGAAAGCCCGTGCTGGTTACAATATCTTCCGGGCTGCTATTGAGAAAGGCATCCTCACACCGGACAAAGCCCTGCTGGACGCCACCAGCGGCAATACCGGCATAGCCTATGCCAGCATCGGCCACCAGCTGAAACTGCGGGTAACGCTCTGCCTGCCGGAGAACGCTTCCCGCGAAAGAAAAGAGATCCTTCAATCCCTGGGCGCGGAGATCATTTACACCTCCCGCTTTGAAGGCACGGACGGCGCACAGGCCCTGGCCCGGGAACTGGCGGAAAAACATCCCGGCCGTTATTACTACGCAGACCAGTATAAGAACGAGAACAACTGGAAAGCGCATTACCATACCACGGCCCCGGAAATCCTGGAGGCGCTGCCGGAGACCACGCATTTTGTAGCGGCCCTGGGGACCACCGGCACTTTTGTGGGCACCGGTCGCCGGTTGAAAGCGCTCAACCCGCATATCCACCTCACCTCCCTGCAACCGGATAATCCGCTGCATGGACTGGAAGGATGGAAACACCTGGAAACCGCCGTGGTGCCTGGCATCTATGACGGGACAGTAGCGGATGATAACCTGGAGATCGGTACGGAAGAAGCCTATGAGCTGATCCGCGCCGCCTACAAATATGAAGGGCTGCTGCTGAGTCCTTCCTCAGCAGCCAACCTGGCCGGCGCCCTGCGCGTGGCCGATAAACTGGACAGCGGCACGGTGGTGACCATACTGCCCGACAATGCAGACAAATACAGTGAGGTCATCCATAAACTGCATATCCTATGA
- a CDS encoding L,D-transpeptidase family protein, producing the protein MQKMIPSLLVIVMLFAACTGSGRRSNVVVAPRDTTITVENSYSELFFDSASMEKYIRFEALDDTLADRIRSFYNTRNYQFAWFLDSGAAEYLPTFLEMQNNYIGYSGDSSLYQPQLELVVDSIKQRKARLNPQDTLVANTELQLTEQFFRFAARAWQGRNDLDKQLEWFIPRKKIDVVGLLDSLIRNRGKDMVQYEPVNRQYNLLKEYLLKYYGVEKNGGWPVLKADKKAYQLGDSAPLITGLKHRLFLSGDYPLEDSSPRFNTSLQEAVKNIQQRYGFTEDGVVGPKLLAEMNRTTGERIRQLLINMERIRWVAAQPPANYLLINIPEYRLHVYENGQYMWNMGVVVGSTAHNTVIFSGDLKYVVFSPYWNVPPGILKNEILPGIKRNKNYLANHNMEWNGNSVRQKPGPSNALGAVKFLFPNSYNIYLHDTPSRDLFSRDQRAFSHGCIRLSQPKKLAQYLLRNDPKWDSVSISKAMNSRKEQYVTLKDPLPVYIGYFTAWVDRDGRLNFRDDVYGHDKKMAAHLFAPKNQ; encoded by the coding sequence ATGCAAAAAATGATACCCAGTCTCCTGGTGATAGTAATGCTTTTTGCCGCCTGTACCGGCTCCGGCCGCCGCAGCAATGTTGTAGTAGCACCCCGTGATACCACCATCACTGTGGAGAATTCCTATAGCGAGCTGTTCTTTGACAGCGCCAGCATGGAAAAATATATCCGCTTTGAAGCGCTGGACGATACCCTGGCGGACAGGATCCGCAGCTTCTACAACACCCGTAATTACCAGTTCGCCTGGTTCCTGGACAGTGGCGCCGCCGAATACCTGCCCACTTTCCTGGAAATGCAGAACAATTATATCGGCTACTCGGGGGACAGCTCCCTCTATCAACCGCAGCTGGAGTTGGTAGTGGATTCCATCAAACAAAGAAAGGCCCGCCTCAATCCGCAGGATACCCTGGTGGCCAATACTGAGCTGCAGCTTACCGAACAGTTCTTCCGCTTTGCGGCCCGCGCCTGGCAGGGACGTAACGACCTGGACAAACAACTGGAATGGTTCATCCCCCGTAAAAAAATAGATGTGGTAGGGCTGCTGGACTCGCTGATCCGCAACCGCGGGAAAGATATGGTCCAGTATGAACCCGTGAACCGGCAGTACAACCTGCTCAAGGAATACCTGCTGAAATATTATGGCGTAGAAAAGAATGGCGGCTGGCCTGTTCTCAAAGCGGATAAAAAAGCTTACCAGCTGGGTGATAGCGCCCCCCTGATCACCGGGCTCAAACACCGGCTTTTCCTCAGCGGCGATTATCCGCTGGAGGACAGTTCGCCCCGCTTCAATACCAGTTTGCAGGAAGCCGTTAAAAATATCCAGCAACGTTACGGCTTTACGGAAGATGGGGTAGTGGGACCCAAACTGCTGGCGGAGATGAACAGGACCACCGGTGAACGCATCCGGCAGCTGCTCATCAATATGGAAAGGATCCGCTGGGTGGCCGCACAGCCGCCGGCCAATTACCTGCTGATCAATATCCCGGAATACCGGTTGCATGTATACGAGAACGGGCAGTATATGTGGAATATGGGTGTGGTGGTAGGTTCCACTGCCCATAATACCGTGATCTTCTCCGGCGATCTCAAATATGTGGTCTTCAGTCCCTACTGGAATGTCCCGCCCGGCATCCTGAAGAACGAGATCCTGCCCGGTATCAAAAGGAACAAGAACTACCTGGCCAACCACAATATGGAATGGAACGGCAATTCCGTGCGCCAGAAGCCCGGCCCCTCCAATGCCCTCGGCGCTGTTAAGTTCCTGTTCCCCAATTCTTATAATATTTACCTGCACGATACGCCCTCCCGGGACCTGTTCAGCCGGGATCAACGCGCTTTCAGCCATGGCTGTATCCGGCTCTCGCAACCTAAGAAGCTGGCCCAGTACCTGTTGCGCAATGATCCCAAATGGGATTCTGTGTCTATCAGCAAGGCAATGAACAGCCGGAAAGAACAGTATGTGACCCTGAAAGATCCGCTGCCCGTGTACATCGGGTATTTCACTGCCTGGGTAGACCGGGACGGCAGGCTCAATTTCCGGGACGATGTATATGGCCATGATAAAAAAATGGCGGCCCACCTGTTTGCTCCTAAAAATCAATAG
- a CDS encoding M67 family metallopeptidase: MIIIDPTVRKAIFNDGISAFPDECCGFLFGKENGAGHRSITEILVVNNAKEGDKRRRFAISPLDYLRAEQYADEQELLLLGVYHSHPNHPAIPSEHDRVAAQPFFSYVIVSIVEGKPDDLRSWRLTDDASFIEENVGIVTYS, from the coding sequence ATGATCATCATAGACCCCACTGTCCGCAAAGCAATTTTCAATGATGGCATCAGCGCCTTCCCAGATGAATGCTGCGGTTTCCTGTTCGGAAAAGAGAACGGGGCTGGTCACCGCTCCATCACGGAGATCCTGGTGGTGAACAATGCAAAAGAAGGAGATAAGCGCCGCCGCTTTGCTATCTCACCGCTGGACTACCTGCGTGCAGAGCAATATGCCGATGAGCAGGAACTGCTGCTGCTGGGCGTATACCATTCGCATCCCAATCACCCGGCCATCCCTTCCGAGCATGACCGCGTAGCCGCACAGCCTTTCTTCTCCTACGTGATCGTCAGCATAGTGGAAGGAAAACCTGACGACCTGCGCTCCTGGCGATTGACCGATGATGCCAGTTTCATAGAAGAGAACGTAGGCATTGTAACCTATTCATAA